TATGTATTTAATTGTTCCATTACTTCTCTATCTCTCTTTTCTTCATCATCATTTAGACGGTTTGTAGCTGTATATTGTCTCTCATCATTCTCTACGACACTTACTTTCTTATAAAAATGATACGTTTCCTGTAATAAAGCTACATACTTTTCAAAGTCTTCTTCTGTAAATATACTTTTAGCAATTTCTATACGTTCCATTACTAAATTATAACCATCCTCAGTCATTCCCGTATCTTGTCTTGCTTTTTCTGGTGTCCCTACAATTTTATCCATTATTGATGTACCTGCAAAAGTACCAGTCGGGATTAAAATAGCTGCAGCAACAAATCCAAGTAATAACTTTTTCTTCATAGAAGCCTTCTTTTTCATTTTCAACTGTTGGTATTTATAAAAAGAGTTTTGCACTTTATTATCTAAACTTGGAGACGGATCTAGACTCTCTGCTTTTCTTTTTAGTTCATTCGTTACATACCTTTCAAAATCCATTTACTTCTTCCTCCCTTTCGTTTGGCATTTGTTCCATTTCCATTCTTAATCGTTTTAGTGCTGTGTGTAGTCGAGATTTCACTGTACCAATAGGGATTTGAAGAAGTGCAGCAATTTCATCCAAGCTATATTCATGGAAGTAACGCATAATAACTACTTCACGATGTTTATAAGATAAATTTTGTACAACTTCTACTAGTTCACTTCGTGTTTCTTTATGTAAAATAGCTTCATCCATTATGTAAGACCGATTTTGTTCATACATTTTCTTCTTTTCAAAGATTCGAAATCGTCGCCACGATTTACGACGCCAATCCTGTACTTGCTTGACAACTAGTCCATGTAACCAAAAACGAAATGAACGATTCATATCATAGTTGGTTACGGACTTCCACATTTTGATGTACACCTCATTAACTATATCGTCTACATCTTGGTTTTGACTTCCTACTAAAAATACTACTGTTCTATAAATATCTTTACATGTATATTCATAGATAATCTGAAAGGCTTCTTGGTCCCCAGACTCCATTTTATATAGCCATTCTTTTAATTGTACTTCATCCAAAGTTTCGTTCCCCTCTCATGATCTTTCACACTATATTCGCTCGTTTTTCACAAAAGGTTCATTTTACATGGAAATTTATTTATTACAATAAAAATATAAAGTATATTTTTATACAAAGGAGGATTTCAAGAATGAATAAAGAAGATAAAAATTTATGCTGAAAAAGTATTGAAAAATCTCTTTATCGGATCACAAGTTGATGGATTACAATTTGGTATTTCTTCAGGCACTATAAAGATTCATTTCACAAACTTTCACGACTCCGTTGATTATGACAGACAATTATATATCAATATCGAATCAAAATGGTTTTTATTTAATAAATCTACAAAAAGATACCTATTAAATGAAGATGACTTTGAAGATTATTCTGAGGAAGAAGAATATGAGAGAATATTTGAGATAAGAAGACAAAAAGTTACCGATATACAACTCGGCTTAGAAAGCCCTCATTTAATTATTATATTAGAGAGTGGAAAAATTATTTTTGTAAATGGTTTTCATGATCATTATGAATGTTGGCAAGCTGGTATGCAATGTGAGCAATGGCTTGTAGTTGCTGCACCTGGGAATGAAATCGCCACTTGGACTCCCGATAAGTTTATCGATAAATAAACTGTCTTCCCGAAGAAGAACCGACGATATTTTATGAACTACATAACTATTTCTATTACACTTAAACGAATGACCATTTTACTTTAATAGAAATCATTTTATTAAATTTGAAAGGACGTTAATGATGGCATGTGTCCATGATTTTGGAATAATTGAAGAATTTGATTCTCAAAAAAGTTACAACGATTATACACCAGAGAAATATGGTTGTGTTTCTGTTGATGATGATATTATCAGTAATTTAAGCCAAAATTTATCAATTATGAAAACCTACTTTCATACAGTAAAAAATCAGGAATATGGTTTAGCATATTGGGGGATTACAATTATCCCTCCTGATTCATTAGCAATTTTCTATGAAACAGTTACATCTTCAAAGTTCTTCAAAAAATCTGATGAGCTGAATGAATTAGCTTCAAAAATTGTACAAGCTGTAGCAGAAAAGAAGTACATGATTCATTATGGCATTTGAATGTAATTCAAAAAATGCTTAGGATTTCTCCGAAGCATTTTTTGTATATAAATAATAAATTTATTCCTTAGCCATTTAGTCAATACTTGAACCTATTTCCTCGTCTTTTAAATGTGAGAGTGCCCCTATTAATCTAAATAAGCGTCTCCTTCCCAAGCTTCCAACTAAACCATCTCCCATGTCCTTCTGTTTCTCCAACCGTTTCACGATATTCGTTTCCGTTAATATAATAATCAATATGAAGGTCCCGGTCCCACATGTTGTTATATAGGTGGAATACATCGCGTTTTGCACCAATTTCTTGGATTTGTTTTTCCAGTTTGCGTTTTACTTGTTCTGGTATTTGATTGGCGACGTGTGTATGGAAAATGCAGATAACGGCATCTTCACTTATTTGTTCAATAATAGATGGTAATAACTCCACACCGTCTCCTTCTATTAATTGAACAGATTTATTTTTTACTAAAGATGCAGCTTGGTCAAACAGTTCAAGCCTTTCTTTATGTTCTGGCCAAATGAGTGCACGTAGCCATAAATAATCTTCATCACTATGTAGATCGTTTACATGTAAATCTAGTCCGATTCTTTCTACGACAGGTGGACTTTCTTTTAAAAGTTGAGGCACATTCTCCCCTCTTATTTCAGAAGTTACATGTACATTCGAATTTATATTTCCGTAACTTTCACCTGTACCGTACGAATAGCTATATTGGTCCCAAAATAGTTGTAATCCAGAACTTGTCCCAATTTCTATTAACGCTAACGGTTTATTCACTTTGTTAAATATGTAATTGAAACTTGGATATAAGTACGCACATCGTCTTACTTCATTCGTTTGAACAAGTTTCGTTTGTAATAAGGTAATAATTTCTTCTCTGTACATTTTACAGAAATCTTTAAAATGATGAAAAGCTTGATCTAAATTCGTATTAGCACTTTCAACTAAGCTACTATAATACGTTTTCAGATGATGTTCTTTCCCTGCTAGTAATAAATAATGTACTGCACCTAATAATAAGTTTGGGACTGGTTGACCTGCTTGAGCGTAGGAAGATAGTGTAAGTACTTCCTCATCTTCAGCTATTTTTATTGATAAGTATTCATATAAGTCACTTGACCCTTTACATTCCTTTATTGAAAAATTTCGAAATAAGTTTACGATTTGTTCTTGTGTACGCATGAGTATCCCCCTTTTTTAATTTTCATAACAATCACACAATAAACAGGGCAAAAAATCCCACAAAAAGGTATCCTTTCTACCCGCTTTTGGATACGTAAGCTTTTTCGAGATAATTTCAAACTGTAATTTTTTTCTATTTACCACCTTAAAAGAGCTTGTTAAATAAGATTTTTGGCGAATAAAACGTTAAATAGTTTAAAATTATCAGATAACACTAGATATTTTAGTCTATTAATTATTATAATAGAGTATGAGATGGTTATACAATTGAGACAAAAAAGGTAAATACCTAGGTGGGGCCTAGGCGGTGTTTTCTTTTTACGGCTTAGATACAGTAAACACCTACTCTTTTTTGCCAATATAGGGGATGGAGAGATTATCATGAGCAACATGCAGCAAAAAACAGACGTTATCTTAATTGGTGCAGGAATTATGAGTGCAACGTTAGGCTCATTACTAAAAGAATTAGCACCTGAATGGGAAATTAAAGTTTTTGAAAAACTCGCAAGTGCCGGGGAAGAAAGCTCTAACGAATGGAATAATGCAGGTACAGGGCATTCTGCGCTATGCGAACTGAACTATACTTCCGAAAAATCTGACGGATCTATAGATATTAGTAAGGCTGTAAAAGTGAATGAGCAATTCCAGCTTTCAAGACAATTTTGGGCATATCTTGTAAAAAGCAAATTAATTCGTAATCCACAAGATTTTATTATGCCTCTACCTCATATGAGTTTAGTACAAGGTGAAAAAAATGTTGAGTTTCTAAAAAACCGTTTTGAAGCGCTTTCAAAAAATCCACTGTTTCAAGGAATGGAATTTTCTGATGCTCCTGAAACATTAAAAAAATGGCTTCCACTCATTATGGAAGGTCGTACATCTAATGAACCGATGGCTGCAACGAAGATTGACTCTGGAACAGATGTTAACTTCGGTGCATTAACACGTATGCTGTTTGATTACTTAAAAACGAAAGATGTCGAGCTAAACTACAAACATAGTGTCGAAAACATTAAACGTACGAAGAATGGTTTGTGGGAAGTGAAAGTACACGATATGAATAGTGGTAAAATCGAACATCATACTGCAAAATTCGTCTTTATCGGCGGTGGTGGAGGTAGCCTACCTCTCCTACAAAAGACTGGTATTCCCGAATCAAAACATATTGGTGGATTCCCAGTAAGTGGACTATTTATGGTATGTAAGAACCAAAAAGTTGTAGAGCAACATCATGCGAAAGTATACGGTAAAGCTAAAGTTGGCGCTCCGCCAATGTCTGTACCTCACCTTGATACGAGATATATAGACAATAAAAAAGCTTTACTATTCGGACCGTTCGCAGGGTTTTCTCCTAAGTTCTTAAAAACTGGCTCAAACCTTGACTTAATCGGTTCTGTAAAACCGAATAACGTCTTAACGATGTTAGCTGCTGGTGTAAAAGAAATGGGATTAACAAAATACTTAATTCAGCAAGTTATGTTATCACATGAAAAACGTATGGAAGAATTACGCGAATTCATTCCGAACGCGAAAAGTGAAGATTGGGATATTGTAGTTGCTGGTCAGCGTGTACAAGTAATTAAAGATACTGATGCTGGCGGTAAAGGAACACTTCAATTCGGTACAGAAGTTGTTAGTGCGGCTGATGGATCAATCGCAGCATTACTAGGTGCTTCACCGGGTGCTTCTACTGCCGTTCACGTTATGCTTGAAGTATTAGAAAAATGTTTCCCAAGTCGAATGGTAGAATGGGAAGGAAAAATAAAAGAAATGATTCCTTCTTACGGCATTTCATTAACAGAAAATCCAAGATTATTCCAAGACCTCCACACTTCTACAGGTCGTACCCTTGGATTAAATGAAAAAGAAACGGTTCATAATTAATGAAGAAATAAAAACGTCCGAATATATCGGACGTTTTTTGTTACTAAAAATTATATTTATCAATATTATCCTTTGTAAATACGACTCGTTCTGGTAGTACGATAATTCCGTTTCCTTCTGCCTCATAATCATATCCTTGAATGGAGTTTGGCTCTACTTTCACTTTTCCAATTCCTTTTACTTCAAAGCTATCCCCTACTTTTAACTTCTTCCCTTTTACAACAATTTCATTTGCTACATAAGTTGCGAGTGCACCTTGTTGTTTTACGTCCCATAATCCGAATTGTTGTACAGTTCCTCGTTTTACGTAATCACGCATAACGTTTGGTGTAGAGAAGCCAGTTACGACAACCTTTTTATCCATTTTTAAATTTTCAGCTGCTTGTGCCATTGCCGGAAGTGCCGTTGCATCTGGACAAATGACTGCATTAATATCAGGATACGTTTTTAAAATATTCTCCCCTACTGACAGAGACTTTTGCGCATTATTTTCACCGTACTGCGTCGTTACAATTTCCCAGTTCGGATATTTCTCTTTAATAATTTCTTTCGCTTTCGTTACCCATTGGTTTTGATCTGTTACTGTTGGGCTAGAATAAAAAAATGCTACTTTCCCCTTATCTCCAATTTGCTTGGAAGTCATTTCAATTAATAAGTTAGCAAGTTGGTCTGGTGTTCCTTGGCTTATATAAAAGGAACGATCTTTCGGGTTCACATCGGAATCCCAAGTTAAAACAGTCATCCCTTTTTTCTTAGCACGTTGCAGTGATTGCGATAAACCATCAACTGACGTTGAAGAAACCATAAGTGCATCATAGTTTTGATTAATGAAATTGTTTATATATTTTACTTGCCCAGAAACACTCGCTTCAGATGGTCCATCATATTTCACTTGTACGCCTAGTTTATCCCCCATCTCTTTTGATCCTTCACCACCTGATGTAAAGAATCCAACTCCTGTTAATTTCGGGATAAATGCAAATTTCACATCATCCGCTTTTTTCTTATCTGCGGTTTGACTAGAACAGGCGATTAAACCGATTAAACAAATACATACAATGAATACAATCCCTAGTTTTCTCTTCATGACATTTCCCCCTTATGCAAATTCTTTCTTTTCCCCAGTGTGAATTGATGTAATTTGAAATGTCTCATAATAACTGAAAGAATAAGGATAATACCAATTACTACGTTGGATTGTTCATTTGTTAAACCCGTCATTTGCAAGCCATACTGCATGAGTCCAATGAAAATACTCGCCAGTACAGTACCGATAATGCTTCCTTTTCCCCCTGTAATAAGTGTCCCGCCTAATACGACTGCCGTAATGATTGGTAAAATTGTTTCACTTCCCATATCAGCACGTGCGGAACCGAAATAGGCAGTTAAGAAAGTCCCCCCTAATCCACCTCCTAACCCGGAAAGCATGTAAGCGATGATGACTACTTTCTTCGTCATAATCCCGGTGTATTTTGCTGCATTTTCGTTCGCACCTGTTAATTTTACATGGCGTCCGTATATAGTTCGGTGAAATAATACAGCACATAAAACTGTTAATACGATCAGTAGCCATAATAAATTTGGTATTCCTATAAAACTACCGCTTGCCAGTTGTACAAATGCGTCAGGTAAACCACTTATCCCTTCATACCCAGAAGCACCTGCCCCTCCTGAAATGACGAGTGCAATTCCTCCGTATAAAAACATCGTGCCGAGTGTAACGACGAGTGGTTCTACATCTGTCATTTTTATAATAAATCCGTTTAAAGCGCCTGCTAAACAACTAATTATTAGAGATATTATGACAGCAAACAAAATAGATATTCCGTTCATCCAAAGTACACCGATTAAGATCGAAGTGAGACCCATTATTGAGCCGACCGATACATCAATTCCTCCTGTTACTATAACGAAAGTCATTGGTATCGCAGCAATTGCGATAAATAGGAAATCATTTGTACTAAAAAGGAGATTACTAATATTTAAGAAATCACTATTGATTAAACTAAAGAGAATGAATTCTATAAGAAGCAATACAATTAGAACACCTTCCCATCTGTATACATACTTCATAGATTCATCCTCCTTTCTGCCTTCCACTTTTTCATAACACTATCCAGTATGATGATAAGTAATAATAAAAAACCTGAAATAGCATTATTCCAAAATGCTGGTATTTTTAAAAAGACGAGTGAACTGCTTATTGTTTCTAAAAATAATGCTCCTAATGCAGCTCCAAATAAAGATCCTGTTCCTCCTTTTAAATGAATGCCTCCTAGTACAGCGGCTGCGATTACTTGTAATTCTAATCCTGTACCAGTTTGATTTGGAATGAACCCGATATTCATAACAAATATGCAACCAGCGAGTGCAGCACTTATGCCTGAAATTATAAACGCACATATCTTCACTTTATTAACAGGTATACCAATAAGTCTCGCGCCATCTTCATTATCACCTACCGCATAAAAGTATCTTCCAAATGGCACTTTCCTTAAAAAGAAGTATAGTAGTAGTAAAATAATAAGAACGAACCATACAGTTATAGGTAAACCAAGAATGACGATAGATGACAGCTGCTTAAAATCGTTTGGAATATCTTCAATCCACTTCCCGCCTGTGAAAATCAACATCGCACCTCTAATAATTCCTAACATGCCTAATGTCATAATAATGGCTGGTACTCGAAACTTCGCAACGCCCATCCCGTTTACGAAACCGATAATAGCGCCAAGTGTAATAGCAGCAAATATCGACAAGGATGCACTATATTCATTCGTTAGCAACATTCCGCAAACTGCTGCACTTAACCCCATGCTTGAACCAACTGATACATCTATATTTTTCGTAAATAAGACGAACGATTGGCCGATTGCTAGCACGACTAAAATAACGCTTGATTTCACCATTAAAGATAACGAGTTAAATTGAATAAAACTAGGGTTTATCATTCCGACAATAGCTATATAAATTAGTAGTAACGTTATGATAGACATTTCGTGTATTTTTAGCATGCGCTTCATTCCGCTACACCTCCGTATGCAAGGCGTGTAACTTCATTCACACTCAGTTGTTCTTTTTCCATATGAGAAACAAATCGTCCATTTCTCATTACATATACACGGTTTACTAATTGAACAATTTCTTCAACATCTGAAGAGATTAATAAAATTGCGAGTCCTTCCCTTTTCATTTTTCCGATTGTCTCATACACTTCAAGCCTTGCTTTCGCATCAATTCCACGAGTCGGCTCATCAAGAATAATAACTTTAGGATTACATGCGAGATACTTTGCAAGCACGACCTTCTGCTGATTACCTCCTGATAAAGATACCAGTTCTTCATTCATATCCTGTACAACAATTCGGAACTGTTCTATAAACGAATTAACTAAAGCGCTTTCTTTTTCTTGATTTATAAAAAAGCGATTATATTGCTGTAAACTTGCTGCTGCAATATTTTCTTTAACAGAAGCAATTGAGAAAATTCCATTCCTCGCCCTATCCTCCGACACATAAACTAGTCCTTCGTCTAGCCTTTTATGCAAAGAACATGTATCAATTGATTTCCCATCTAATAAAATAGACCCTGTTTTTACAGTTTTCAATCCAAATATCGCTTCTGCTAATTCCGTTCTGCCCGATCCAACAATGCCAGCAATACCTACAATCTCACCAGCATGTACAGTGAATGAAATATTTTCGAATGCGTGACCATTTATATCAATCACTTCTAATATTTCTTTCATCCTTGTGGTCTCTTGAACTACTTCTATTTTCTCTTTCTGTTTATACCCTTTTGGCAATAGTCCCTCCATCAGCATGTCATATGTATAGTCACATACATCTCCTTGACTTACAATCATTCCATCTCGTAATATTGCTACTTTGTTGGCAATTTCAAAGATTTCTGGAAAACGATGCGTAATATAAATCATCCCTATTCCTTTTTCTTGTAAACTTTTCATCAACACAAAAAGACTCTTAATTTCGTGAGTTGTTAATGTCGATGTTGGCTCATCTAGAATAAGAATCTCGGCTTCTCGTATTAATCCTCTAACAATTTCTACTAACTGTTGTTGCGCAATCGATAATGATCCTCCTAGTTCATTAAGGTCAATATCCCATCCTAGGCTGCTAATCAATTGCTGAATCTGTACTCTTAATTTCTTTTTCTTTTCTTTTAATCCGATACATATATTTTCTTCAATAGTCATATGCGGAAAAATGAGTGGTTCTTGCGGTATTAAATAAATACCTTTTCGGTGTGCTTCTGACGGATTTGAAAACTGTTGCTTCGTTCCTTTTACATACATTTCTCCATCATCATACGAATATAACCCCGTTAATATTTTCATTAATGTTGATTTCCCGGCACCATTCCCTCCAACTAAAGCGTATATATCTCCGCGCTCTACTTGAATGTTCACTTCTTTTAATACAAGTTGATTTAAAAACGCCTTACTCATTTTTTTACTTGTAATAAAGGTGCGTTCTCCACATGATGTCACCTGCCTTTATACAGAACATTATTTGAGAAAATGATTATTTGTTCTACTTGTTTTGTAGCATTGTATATTCCTTTTTTATATCTAGAACACTTTTTTCTACGTACTATTAATCGCTTCAACTGGAATAAACAAAATATATGGTACATATGTTTAAGCTGTGGTCAATTGTTGAAAGGGATGAAAAGTATGACTCAGCTGAACTTTGAAGAGAATTTATTAACGAAAGTAGCTTGGTACTATTATAAGGACCAATTAACACAACAGGAGATCGCTTCACTTCTTCATATTTCAAGAAATAAAGTCGTCCGGTTATTAGATAAGGCGCGGAGTGAAGGTATCGTTACATTTCACGTAAAAGGGACTGGTTTGCACTGTTTAAGTATTGAGCGTGACCTAATGAAAAAATTCCACTTAAAAGATGCTTTTATTATCCCGACCCCATTAAACAATTATCACGATTCTCTCGGAAAAGCTGCTGCACAATATTTAGAAACTCAGCTCCAGCAAGGCGATTTACTCGGTATTGGCTGGGGAGAAACAATTAGCAAAATGCTAGAAAACATTCATTTCGAAAGTTCTATTAATCTCTCAATCGTAACGTTAACAGGCGGAGTAAATCACTATCTCCCGAGAAAACAAAACTATTTACATTACATGCAAGGTGATCTTCACATTATCCCTACGCCGTTTCTAGCGTCTACAACCGAAATGGCACAAAGTATTCTATCAGAACCGAGCGTAAAAGATATGCTTCATGTCGCTTCACTTGCTCATACGGCTGTTGTCGGTATTGGAGGACTATCTCAAGATGCTACGATTGTAAAAGAAGAAAAATTAACTTTACGTGAGATGACATATATTCGTAGTCAAAACGGTGCTGGCGATATTTTAGGACAGTTTTATGATACAAATGGCGGTTTATTAGAGCTCTCGCATCACAATCGTCTAATTGGCACGCCCCTCCCTGTTTTGCGCAATATGAAGCATGTCGTCGGTGTTGCTGGAGGTACTGAAAAGATAGATGCAATTTATGGTGCCTTAAAAGGAAAGTTTATTCATACATTAATTACCGATGAGGAAACTGCCCTTTCCTTATTACGAAAGGATGGTGATTGTTAATGTCCAATTTATTAGCTTTCGATGCTGGTACAGGAAGTATTCGAGCAGTTCTTTTTGATTTACATGGTAATCAAATTGCAGTAAGTCAAAAAGAATGGATTCACAAATCTGACCCACTTTATCCAGGCTCTATGAACTTTGATGTAATAGAAAATTGGAAACTAGTACAAGAATGCACGAAAGAGGTTCTTCAAAAAAGCAATACTCTTGCCTCTTCCATTCTTGCTATTAGTGCGACAAGTATGCGGGAAGGGTTTGTTTTATATGATCAAGATGGGCAAGAAATATGGGCGTGTGCAAATGTTGATGGGCGCGCATCTGCTGAGGTTAGTGAACTAAAAGAAATTCGGTCACACCTTGAAAAAGATTTATATACAAAGTCTGGTCAAACTTTTTCATTAGGTGCTTTACCCCGCCTACTTTGGATTAAAAAACATGAACCCGACGTCTATAATACTATTCACTCTTTTACAATGTTAAACGATTGGATCTTATATAAATTAAGCAGAGTGCTGCAAATCGGTCCTTCAAACGGATGTACGTCAGGTATTTTTGACTTACAAAATAGAGTGTGGGATAACGATGTTGCTAAGGAGTGCGGTCTATCTTTACCATTTTCACCAACAGTAAATGAAGCTGGTACAGTAATTGGCAACGTTACAAAAGAGTGTGCAGCATTAACTGGATTATGTGAAGGAATTCCTGTCGTAGCCGGGGGCGGAGATGCTCAAATGGCATCGCTCGGAACTGGAGTCGTGAAACCGAATCAAACATTAATATGCGGAGGTAGTTTTTGGCAACAAGAAGCGAATGTTACTGAGCCAATACCAGATCCACAAGCTGCGATTCGTATAAATTGTCACGTCGTACGTAACCTATGGCAATACGAAACGATTGCCTTTTTCCCAGGCCTCGTTATGCGCTGGTTTCGAGACGCTTTTTGTCAAGAGGAAAAGAAACTTGCTGACAAACTCGGTGTAGATGCTTATGAATTACTAGAAGAACAAGCGAAAGACGTACCTGTCGGTTCACATGGCATTATCCCTACTTTTTCAAACGTTATGAACTACATTTCTTGGCGTCATGCCGCACCTTCTTTTTTAAATTTAAGTTTAGACGCTGACAAATGCGGAAAAAAAAGAACTGTTTCGTGCTATTGAAGAAAATGCCGCCTTCGTTACACTTGGAAACTTAAAATTAATAGAAAATCTAACTGGTATATTCCCTTCTGAAGTTATTTTTGCTGGTGGTGCCGCTAAAGGAAAACTATGGCCACAAATTCTATCAGACGTCCTTGGTATTCCTGTAAAAGTACCTGTTGTGAAAGAAGCAGCTGCTTTAGGAACTGCGATTGCTGCAGGAGTTGGTGCTGGCATATATTCATCTATGGAAGAGACTGCCGAACAGTTTGTACAGTGGGAGCAAACATTCGAACCAGTTACTGAAAATCACGAACTATATAAAGAGTTCTATGAAACATGGAAAACTGTGTATAACAGTCAGCTCGCTTTAGCTGATAACGGGCTCACCTCACACATGTGGATTGCGCCTGGTGCACTGTAACACATTACATAAAGGAGTGGAATGTATGTTAAAAGCGAATGAAAATGACTTCTCCTATCGCTTCGGTGATAACGGGCCGAAATATTTAATACAAGGTCCGAATATCGATCTTGGTCTTGTTGTCATTCAGCCTGGGCAGGAGTTTCAAAACCATTATCATACGACGTGCGAAGAGGTCTTTTATGCATTAGAAGGTGAAATAGATTTCTATGTAAATAACGAAAGGGTTCCAATGAAACAAGGTGATGTCCTGCAAGTTCGTCCTCATG
This genomic window from Bacillus anthracis str. Vollum contains:
- a CDS encoding ribose ABC transporter permease; protein product: MKRMLKIHEMSIITLLLIYIAIVGMINPSFIQFNSLSLMVKSSVILVVLAIGQSFVLFTKNIDVSVGSSMGLSAAVCGMLLTNEYSASLSIFAAITLGAIIGFVNGMGVAKFRVPAIIMTLGMLGIIRGAMLIFTGGKWIEDIPNDFKQLSSIVILGLPITVWFVLIILLLLYFFLRKVPFGRYFYAVGDNEDGARLIGIPVNKVKICAFIISGISAALAGCIFVMNIGFIPNQTGTGLELQVIAAAVLGGIHLKGGTGSLFGAALGALFLETISSSLVFLKIPAFWNNAISGFLLLLIIILDSVMKKWKAERRMNL
- a CDS encoding sigma-70 family RNA polymerase sigma factor translates to MDEVQLKEWLYKMESGDQEAFQIIYEYTCKDIYRTVVFLVGSQNQDVDDIVNEVYIKMWKSVTNYDMNRSFRFWLHGLVVKQVQDWRRKSWRRFRIFEKKKMYEQNRSYIMDEAILHKETRSELVEVVQNLSYKHREVVIMRYFHEYSLDEIAALLQIPIGTVKSRLHTALKRLRMEMEQMPNEREEEVNGF
- the lsrB gene encoding autoinducer 2 ABC transporter substrate-binding protein LsrB is translated as MKRKLGIVFIVCICLIGLIACSSQTADKKKADDVKFAFIPKLTGVGFFTSGGEGSKEMGDKLGVQVKYDGPSEASVSGQVKYINNFINQNYDALMVSSTSVDGLSQSLQRAKKKGMTVLTWDSDVNPKDRSFYISQGTPDQLANLLIEMTSKQIGDKGKVAFFYSSPTVTDQNQWVTKAKEIIKEKYPNWEIVTTQYGENNAQKSLSVGENILKTYPDINAVICPDATALPAMAQAAENLKMDKKVVVTGFSTPNVMRDYVKRGTVQQFGLWDVKQQGALATYVANEIVVKGKKLKVGDSFEVKGIGKVKVEPNSIQGYDYEAEGNGIIVLPERVVFTKDNIDKYNF
- a CDS encoding cupin domain-containing protein; translation: MLKANENDFSYRFGDNGPKYLIQGPNIDLGLVVIQPGQEFQNHYHTTCEEVFYALEGEIDFYVNNERVPMKQGDVLQVRPHESHYLINHSDKPFKAVFIKSPHLPNKDTVQTENPTLTKE
- a CDS encoding DUF2332 domain-containing protein translates to MRTQEQIVNLFRNFSIKECKGSSDLYEYLSIKIAEDEEVLTLSSYAQAGQPVPNLLLGAVHYLLLAGKEHHLKTYYSSLVESANTNLDQAFHHFKDFCKMYREEIITLLQTKLVQTNEVRRCAYLYPSFNYIFNKVNKPLALIEIGTSSGLQLFWDQYSYSYGTGESYGNINSNVHVTSEIRGENVPQLLKESPPVVERIGLDLHVNDLHSDEDYLWLRALIWPEHKERLELFDQAASLVKNKSVQLIEGDGVELLPSIIEQISEDAVICIFHTHVANQIPEQVKRKLEKQIQEIGAKRDVFHLYNNMWDRDLHIDYYINGNEYRETVGETEGHGRWFSWKLGKETLI
- a CDS encoding ABC transporter permease, whose product is MKYVYRWEGVLIVLLLIEFILFSLINSDFLNISNLLFSTNDFLFIAIAAIPMTFVIVTGGIDVSVGSIMGLTSILIGVLWMNGISILFAVIISLIISCLAGALNGFIIKMTDVEPLVVTLGTMFLYGGIALVISGGAGASGYEGISGLPDAFVQLASGSFIGIPNLLWLLIVLTVLCAVLFHRTIYGRHVKLTGANENAAKYTGIMTKKVVIIAYMLSGLGGGLGGTFLTAYFGSARADMGSETILPIITAVVLGGTLITGGKGSIIGTVLASIFIGLMQYGLQMTGLTNEQSNVVIGIILILSVIMRHFKLHQFTLGKRKNLHKGEMS
- a CDS encoding malate:quinone oxidoreductase encodes the protein MSNMQQKTDVILIGAGIMSATLGSLLKELAPEWEIKVFEKLASAGEESSNEWNNAGTGHSALCELNYTSEKSDGSIDISKAVKVNEQFQLSRQFWAYLVKSKLIRNPQDFIMPLPHMSLVQGEKNVEFLKNRFEALSKNPLFQGMEFSDAPETLKKWLPLIMEGRTSNEPMAATKIDSGTDVNFGALTRMLFDYLKTKDVELNYKHSVENIKRTKNGLWEVKVHDMNSGKIEHHTAKFVFIGGGGGSLPLLQKTGIPESKHIGGFPVSGLFMVCKNQKVVEQHHAKVYGKAKVGAPPMSVPHLDTRYIDNKKALLFGPFAGFSPKFLKTGSNLDLIGSVKPNNVLTMLAAGVKEMGLTKYLIQQVMLSHEKRMEELREFIPNAKSEDWDIVVAGQRVQVIKDTDAGGKGTLQFGTEVVSAADGSIAALLGASPGASTAVHVMLEVLEKCFPSRMVEWEGKIKEMIPSYGISLTENPRLFQDLHTSTGRTLGLNEKETVHN
- a CDS encoding sugar-binding transcriptional regulator, producing MTQLNFEENLLTKVAWYYYKDQLTQQEIASLLHISRNKVVRLLDKARSEGIVTFHVKGTGLHCLSIERDLMKKFHLKDAFIIPTPLNNYHDSLGKAAAQYLETQLQQGDLLGIGWGETISKMLENIHFESSINLSIVTLTGGVNHYLPRKQNYLHYMQGDLHIIPTPFLASTTEMAQSILSEPSVKDMLHVASLAHTAVVGIGGLSQDATIVKEEKLTLREMTYIRSQNGAGDILGQFYDTNGGLLELSHHNRLIGTPLPVLRNMKHVVGVAGGTEKIDAIYGALKGKFIHTLITDEETALSLLRKDGDC